Proteins found in one Magnolia sinica isolate HGM2019 chromosome 5, MsV1, whole genome shotgun sequence genomic segment:
- the LOC131247376 gene encoding transcription factor MYB20-like: MGRQPCCEKVGLKRGPWTVDEDQKLMNFILNNGIHCWRMVPKLAGLMRCGKSCRLRWTNYLRPDLKRGALSEMEENQIIQLHSRLGNRWSKIAAHFPGRTDNEIKNHWNTRIKKRLKLLGLDPVTHKPIDPPERYHPKDSQATPWEEEEKSLDVGLSDNPCREDLSMAKQDGFDLGLDDNGSAFLSYGMLWEGLDMENMKIQGNPSNSCTTAFSMDGSVYPSLVEESSLLEDSKLYWTHSVDSVPSWSGMHSLEEMFSIGNHK, from the exons ATGGGAAGACAACCATGTTGTGAGAAGGTAGGATTGAAAAGAGGGCCATGGACTGTGGACGAAGATCAGAAGCTTATGAACTTCATCCTCAACAACGGCATACACTGTTGGAGGATGGTTCCCAAGCTCGCAG GTTTGATGAGATGTGGAAAGAGCTGTCGGTTGAGATGGACTAATTATCTACGGCCCGATCTCAAGAGAGGAGCACTCTCGGAAATGGAGGAAAATCAGATCATCCAACTTCATTCACGTCTTGGTAACAG GTGGTCGAAGATCGCCGCTCATTTCCCAGGCCGCACCGACAACGAAATCAAAAACCATTGGAACACTCGAATCAAGAAAAGGCTTAAGCTACTTGGGTTGGACCCAGTGACCCACAAGCCCATCGATCCACCAGAAAGATACCATCCGAAAGATTCACAGGCTACTccttgggaagaagaagagaagagccTAGATGTTGGATTATCTGATAATCCATGCCGGGAAGATTTATCAATGGCCAAACAAGATGGATTTGATTTGGGTTTGGATGACAATGGCAGTGCCTTCCTTAGCTATGGGATGTTGTGGGAGGGCTTGGATATGGAAAACATGAAAATACAAGGCAATCCATCCAACAGTTGCACCACTGCATTTTCAATGGATGGCAGTGTCTACCCTTCTTTGGTTGAAGAGTCTTCTTTGTTAGAGGACTCTAAGCTATATTGGACCCATAGTGTGGATTCTGTTCCTTCATGGAGTGGTATGCATTCCTTGGAAGAGATGTTCTCCATTGGAAATCACAAATAA